One Spea bombifrons isolate aSpeBom1 chromosome 1, aSpeBom1.2.pri, whole genome shotgun sequence DNA window includes the following coding sequences:
- the ZNF414 gene encoding zinc finger protein 414 has translation MDEPKTDAEPKAEAKPEDGVPRAVKSARAVKTERGRKRNLHPSKRGHRCSTYGCNRSFLKMQELINHVTVHVKPTEFLKDKKFLCSMTGCEEALNSMQELMNHLKTHYKPNRYFKCENCMQHFRTHRSLFKHLHVCSDNGSNPAPLSMPPPPPSFDSKIASPVKPVKRRQSVIQCATKKPHFPTAPMTEGASTSSSSSIPDDLRPSMSSLASPTSNLFSALDTSLFAGRLPGPSSSSAAAGSYLPFLNPPAYNIPQTSVPQRLRPFLGNQSLPASNAVWKKNQGHATNSRILWEHTRDSYNCMQCTFSTASRDKMTKHIEGVHKNPPANKLQSEMNCDPDMLPFSTKDHLKMESSLIPQQ, from the exons ATG GATGAACCAAAGACAGATGCAGAACCAAAGGCAGAGGCAAAACCAGAGGATGGTGTCCCGAGAGCTGTAAAATCTGCTAGAGCGGTCAAAACAGAAAGGGGGAGAAAACGAAACCTCCACCCATCAA AGCGAGGTCACCGGTGTTCTACGTACGGCTGTAACCGATCATTTCTGAAAATGCAAGAGTTAATTAATCATGTAACTGTGCACGTCAAGCCCACAGAATTCTTGAAAG ATAAAAAATTTCTTTGTTCAATGACTGGCTGTGAAGAGGCATTGAACAGCATGCAGGAGCTAATGAATCATCTCAAAACCCATTACAAGCCTAACCGCTATTTCAA GTGTGAGAACTGTATGCAGCACTTTCGAACCCACAGATCTCTCTTCAAGCATCTACATGTGTGCTCTGACAATGGGTCAAATCCTGCACCGCTAAGTATGCCTCCACCACCTCCTTCATTTGATTCCAAGATCGCATCTCCTGTGAAACCAGTGAAGCGGCGCCAGAGTGTTATACAGTGTGCCACAAAGAAGCCTCATTTTCCTACTGCGCCCATGACAGAAGGCGCTTCCACATCTTCATCCTCCTCAATTCCAGATGACCTTCGTCCCTCCATGAGCTCCTTGGCCTCTCCAACTTCTAATCTTTTTTCTGCTCTTGACACTTCCCTATTTGCTGGTCGGCTTCCAGGTCCATCatcttcttctgctgctgctggatcCTATCTTCCTTTCCTCAATCCTCCAGCCTACAACATACCTCAGACCTCTGTCCCACAGAGGCTCAGACCCTTCTTGGGGAACCAAAGCCTTCCAGCCTCCAACGCAGTGTGGAAAAAGAATCAAG GACACGCCACAAACAGCCGTATATTGTGGGAGCACACACGAGACAGTTATAACTGCATGCAATGTACCTTTTCCACTGCTTCTCGGGAcaagatgaccaaacacatcgAGGGAGTGCACAAGAATCCTCCTGCAAACAAACTTCAGAGTGAGATGA ATTGTGATCCTGATATGCTCCCATTCTCAACCAAAGACCATTTAAAAATGGAATCTAGCCTTATTCCACAACAGTGA